In Brevibacillus brevis NBRC 100599, a single genomic region encodes these proteins:
- a CDS encoding ECF transporter S component, with protein MEKGLTVRKIVIAGVLGAIAILLGVTRLGYIPVPTAAGNATIMHIPAVIGGIMEGWGVGMIIGLIFGVSSFLNATVPLFKDPLVAILPRLFIGVTAYLTYVGLKNVNQYVAIGAAGFIGAMTNTILVLGMAVIRGYMTLGVATTVAITSGLPEAIVSVIVTVAVVAAWKKLGSAGRQKSKISGDL; from the coding sequence ATGGAAAAAGGCTTGACCGTTCGCAAGATTGTCATTGCAGGCGTTCTGGGCGCGATCGCGATTTTGCTCGGGGTGACACGTCTTGGCTACATTCCGGTTCCGACAGCAGCGGGCAATGCCACTATTATGCACATCCCGGCTGTTATCGGGGGCATAATGGAGGGCTGGGGCGTTGGTATGATCATTGGCCTTATATTTGGAGTCTCTTCTTTTTTAAATGCCACCGTTCCGCTTTTTAAAGACCCTCTTGTCGCCATTCTGCCACGCTTGTTCATCGGTGTGACTGCTTACTTGACTTACGTTGGTTTGAAAAACGTCAATCAGTATGTAGCGATTGGTGCCGCTGGCTTTATTGGGGCGATGACCAACACAATCCTGGTCCTGGGTATGGCCGTCATTCGAGGCTATATGACCCTCGGTGTAGCGACAACGGTCGCAATCACGAGTGGTTTGCCAGAAGCAATTGTGTCTGTCATTGTTACGGTGGCTGTCGTTGCGGCTTGGAAAAAATTAGGATCAGCAGGCAGGCAAAAATCAAAAATTTCAGGAGACTTATAA
- a CDS encoding energy-coupling factor transporter ATPase: MTQPIVNVENLSHVYMQGTPLEHRALDQVTIQVEEGECLAIIGHTGSGKSTLIQHFNGLIRPQSGTVIINGMDVSQPKIDIRTLRRQVGLVFQNPEDQLFEKLVGDDVAYGPFRMGLPLEEVRRRVQWAMDLVGLSFQEMKDRPTFALSGGQKRKVALAGVLSLQPKILVLDEPTAGLDPRSRLELLERIRRLNREEKLTVIFVSHNMEEVAKLADRVYVMANGHSVCEGTPREIFGNQELLRQHHIGTPESVDILYRLREQGYSIDPSAFLPEETAMEILKLMNR, translated from the coding sequence ATGACGCAACCGATCGTAAACGTAGAAAATCTATCTCATGTCTATATGCAAGGAACGCCTCTCGAACATCGTGCTCTCGATCAGGTAACCATCCAGGTGGAAGAGGGCGAATGCTTGGCCATTATCGGTCATACCGGCTCGGGAAAATCGACGTTAATCCAGCATTTTAACGGCCTGATTCGCCCTCAATCTGGTACGGTCATCATTAATGGAATGGATGTCTCTCAACCGAAGATCGATATACGTACGTTGCGCAGACAAGTAGGGCTCGTTTTTCAAAACCCAGAGGATCAACTGTTCGAAAAGCTGGTCGGTGATGATGTAGCCTATGGCCCTTTTCGGATGGGGCTGCCTTTAGAGGAGGTGCGGCGACGCGTTCAGTGGGCGATGGACTTGGTTGGCCTCTCGTTTCAGGAGATGAAAGACCGTCCGACTTTTGCCCTAAGTGGCGGACAGAAGCGTAAGGTGGCATTGGCTGGCGTCCTTTCCTTGCAACCCAAGATTCTCGTGCTTGACGAGCCAACCGCAGGGCTAGACCCGCGCTCTCGTCTTGAGCTATTGGAACGCATCCGCCGTCTCAATCGGGAAGAAAAGCTTACCGTTATTTTCGTCTCACACAATATGGAAGAGGTCGCGAAGCTCGCTGATCGCGTTTACGTCATGGCAAACGGCCATTCAGTCTGCGAGGGGACACCACGTGAAATTTTTGGCAATCAGGAATTACTGCGACAGCATCATATCGGCACACCGGAATCAGTTGATATTTTATACAGGCTCCGTGAGCAGGGCTACAGCATCGATCCAAGCGCTTTTTTACCTGAAGAGACGGCAATGGAAATTTTGAAACTGATGAACCGCTAA
- a CDS encoding energy-coupling factor transporter transmembrane component T family protein, which yields MSAEFELTRNITIGQYLPTASVVHRLDPRFKLGAFVILILAIAICDTYVGNLFALAICIWMFQISRIPLHYGISGIKPAIPFIIILAIMQLLFYGEVVNGGTVYLKYGFITITSESVRLVIVSAMRFVEVIFLSSVLTLSTSTTELTHGMERLLGPLEKVKFPVHAFALIITIAVRFVPTFAMEMEKMMKAQASRGADFGTGEWWRIIQRTKDMFPIIIPLFNVALSRAEDLILAMEARCYTPGAARTRYTQYKAVGKDYVALIASIVISVIMLAIPW from the coding sequence ATGTCAGCAGAATTTGAATTGACGCGCAATATTACCATCGGTCAATATTTACCCACTGCTTCTGTCGTTCATCGTCTCGATCCTCGTTTCAAGCTGGGGGCTTTCGTCATCCTCATCCTAGCCATTGCCATCTGTGATACATACGTGGGCAACCTGTTTGCTTTAGCCATTTGTATCTGGATGTTTCAAATCTCGAGAATCCCCCTGCATTACGGCATATCCGGGATCAAGCCCGCCATCCCCTTTATCATTATTTTGGCAATCATGCAGTTGCTTTTCTACGGGGAGGTTGTCAATGGCGGAACCGTTTATTTGAAATACGGCTTCATCACGATCACGAGTGAGAGTGTGCGCCTCGTCATCGTGTCTGCCATGCGCTTTGTAGAAGTCATATTCTTATCAAGTGTCCTCACGCTGAGCACTTCTACGACGGAACTCACGCACGGAATGGAACGACTGCTAGGGCCCTTGGAAAAAGTAAAATTTCCGGTTCACGCGTTTGCATTGATCATTACGATTGCTGTGCGCTTTGTACCTACCTTCGCGATGGAAATGGAAAAAATGATGAAAGCACAAGCGTCCCGTGGTGCAGATTTCGGGACAGGAGAATGGTGGAGGATCATCCAGCGAACAAAAGACATGTTTCCCATCATCATCCCGTTGTTTAATGTGGCGCTTTCCAGAGCAGAAGATTTGATTTTGGCAATGGAAGCCAGATGTTACACACCAGGTGCCGCACGGACGAGATACACCCAATACAAGGCGGTAGGCAAGGATTACGTCGCGCTGATCGCAAGCATTGTCATTTCTGTCATCATGCTCGCCATACCTTGGTAG
- a CDS encoding M20 family metallopeptidase yields MNQVISFVDEQEVVRLTQELVRIPSVFRPDQAGANEERVALFVADYLRNMGLQVFYEEVVPGRPNVIAFYDSGRPGKTLLFEAHTDVVTEGDRGAWSYDPFGGTISGGRIYGRGSCDTKGNLAAAICAVKAIQRSKQSFTGKILLCIPCDEEGMMIGIKDFIRRGWANNVDAAIICEPEENQLCITQKGAMRAILRTFGKMAHGAMPLTGINPNTRMARAIVALEGLERKEMARLGEHPMLGWPSITPTILQAPVKGDAQINVVPDQCMTTLDIRTVPGQDHQGLYKEISVILEGLSKEDDKFKATLEVIEERPWTLTGMKEEVVTAVASAYREITKKEPVYNGVPGATDGTFLHKAGIPILTTGAGDRHIPHHADEYVAIDQLIESTQLFALSALTFLTQPVRA; encoded by the coding sequence ATGAATCAGGTAATATCCTTTGTTGACGAGCAGGAAGTTGTGCGCCTAACGCAGGAGCTCGTTAGAATTCCGAGTGTGTTTCGCCCCGATCAGGCAGGAGCGAATGAAGAGCGGGTCGCGCTATTTGTCGCCGATTATCTTCGCAATATGGGGTTGCAGGTCTTCTATGAAGAGGTTGTTCCGGGCAGGCCAAATGTCATCGCGTTTTACGATTCGGGTAGACCTGGCAAAACGCTTTTGTTCGAAGCCCATACAGATGTCGTAACAGAAGGGGACCGGGGGGCTTGGAGCTACGACCCTTTTGGCGGGACAATATCTGGTGGGCGTATCTACGGGCGAGGCTCCTGTGACACAAAAGGAAATCTGGCTGCCGCAATATGTGCCGTCAAAGCAATCCAACGATCCAAACAGTCTTTTACAGGAAAAATCCTCCTGTGCATCCCTTGCGATGAGGAGGGCATGATGATCGGGATCAAAGATTTCATTCGGCGCGGCTGGGCCAATAATGTCGATGCTGCGATCATCTGTGAACCGGAAGAAAATCAGCTCTGCATCACGCAAAAAGGAGCGATGCGAGCGATTCTTCGTACGTTTGGCAAAATGGCGCATGGAGCTATGCCATTGACAGGAATCAATCCGAACACAAGGATGGCACGCGCCATAGTCGCATTAGAGGGGCTGGAGCGCAAGGAAATGGCTCGTCTGGGAGAGCACCCGATGTTGGGCTGGCCGAGTATCACTCCGACGATTTTGCAGGCACCGGTCAAAGGAGACGCTCAAATCAACGTCGTACCAGATCAATGCATGACTACACTTGATATTCGCACGGTACCTGGGCAGGACCACCAAGGGCTGTACAAAGAAATCAGTGTCATATTAGAAGGATTAAGTAAAGAGGATGACAAGTTCAAAGCCACCTTGGAAGTCATCGAAGAGCGTCCTTGGACGTTGACTGGCATGAAGGAAGAAGTCGTGACCGCTGTCGCAAGCGCCTATCGGGAAATCACGAAAAAAGAACCCGTATACAATGGCGTTCCAGGTGCGACAGATGGAACCTTCCTGCACAAGGCAGGCATTCCGATTTTGACAACAGGCGCAGGCGATCGCCACATCCCTCATCATGCAGACGAGTACGTAGCCATTGACCAATTGATAGAATCTACTCAGCTTTTTGCCTTGTCTGCCTTGACGTTTTTGACGCAGCCGGTACGAGCTTGA
- a CDS encoding P1 family peptidase has product MSGTIVDVPGVLVGHAQNEETLTGCSVIMLEKPSVCGVDVRGSAPGTRETDLLDPVNLVSVVHAICLSGGSAYGLDAATGVMQYLEEQGIGLDVGFGVVPIVPAAVLFDLAVGDYRVRPDRQMGYEAVQAASSETVAQGNVGAGTGASVGKLNGFGNAMKSGLGTASVILPNGLVVGAIVAVNAVGHVVDPQSGTIIAGPRDEQGTIRDSMEIMRQRAFAPIPPGTNTTIAVVASNARLSKAEANKVAQMAHDGLARTIRPIHTMYDGDTIFAVATGEVETSVDLVGALSADVLAEAVIQAVKHAEEAGGLPSYRSYFQE; this is encoded by the coding sequence ATGAGTGGAACGATTGTTGACGTACCTGGCGTTCTCGTCGGGCATGCACAAAACGAAGAAACATTAACGGGATGTAGTGTAATTATGCTGGAAAAGCCATCTGTCTGCGGTGTGGATGTCCGGGGTTCTGCCCCGGGCACCCGTGAGACGGACCTCTTGGACCCTGTCAATCTGGTGAGTGTCGTCCATGCGATTTGCCTTTCCGGTGGTAGTGCATACGGTTTGGATGCTGCTACAGGTGTCATGCAGTATTTGGAAGAACAAGGCATCGGACTGGATGTTGGCTTTGGCGTCGTTCCTATCGTTCCAGCAGCAGTTTTGTTCGATCTGGCTGTAGGCGACTATCGGGTTCGTCCGGATCGTCAAATGGGCTATGAGGCAGTACAGGCAGCGAGCAGTGAGACAGTAGCACAAGGAAACGTCGGCGCTGGTACAGGTGCGTCAGTAGGAAAGCTGAATGGATTTGGGAATGCGATGAAGAGCGGGTTGGGCACAGCTTCCGTGATTCTACCCAATGGACTCGTCGTTGGCGCTATCGTCGCTGTCAATGCGGTCGGTCATGTCGTAGATCCCCAGTCAGGGACGATCATAGCTGGGCCGAGGGATGAACAGGGAACGATTCGGGATAGCATGGAGATAATGCGCCAGCGAGCTTTTGCCCCGATCCCTCCAGGTACAAACACGACGATAGCCGTAGTCGCGAGCAATGCCCGCTTGTCCAAAGCAGAAGCAAACAAAGTAGCGCAAATGGCTCATGACGGGCTTGCCCGTACGATCCGGCCGATTCACACCATGTACGATGGCGATACGATCTTTGCGGTAGCAACAGGCGAAGTCGAGACGAGTGTAGACTTGGTGGGCGCGTTATCCGCAGATGTGCTGGCGGAAGCCGTCATCCAAGCCGTTAAGCACGCAGAGGAGGCAGGGGGATTGCCTTCTTATCGCAGTTACTTCCAGGAATAG
- a CDS encoding NlpC/P60 family protein, with amino-acid sequence MKKTSRLLTFLALFTLLPTAAHASSSAYVVSAGDTLSKIAREHQVTVDQIIQWNQLNDDRLSIGQTLSIHGANTTGSIATDIPSDVTVDQNDNATTESKELTAGEKARVTGDVLNVRKKPSTDAKVLGKLRSGSIVEVVETGSEWTKIEFEDREAYVATEFLSPNLTSTVSLPVEVNAEDLGRLKEIFEPLLKTPYVLGGTTPNGFDCSGFTSYVFEQLGVTLPRTSEDQFRGGQEVSLDQAQPGDLLFYDALGKGRVSHVAIYLGNGAIVHANGEDVRYGKVEYMHKLYPFYGVKRYANFQ; translated from the coding sequence ATGAAAAAGACTTCGAGGCTACTCACCTTCCTCGCCCTCTTCACTCTGCTGCCTACTGCTGCCCATGCTTCCTCATCGGCATATGTGGTATCAGCAGGTGATACGTTGAGCAAGATCGCTCGCGAACATCAGGTCACGGTGGATCAAATTATTCAATGGAACCAACTGAATGATGATCGATTGTCAATTGGACAAACTTTGTCAATTCATGGTGCAAACACTACTGGCTCCATTGCGACAGACATTCCTTCCGATGTAACTGTCGATCAGAATGATAACGCTACCACTGAGTCTAAAGAACTAACCGCTGGTGAAAAAGCCCGTGTCACTGGTGACGTGCTGAATGTGCGTAAAAAGCCTTCGACTGACGCAAAAGTGTTAGGCAAGCTACGATCCGGTTCCATTGTAGAAGTCGTAGAAACGGGTAGTGAATGGACGAAAATCGAATTCGAAGATCGTGAAGCATACGTTGCTACAGAATTCCTCAGTCCAAATCTCACTTCTACCGTTTCGCTGCCTGTCGAGGTAAATGCAGAAGATCTGGGTCGTTTGAAGGAAATTTTTGAGCCATTGCTCAAAACACCATACGTTTTAGGCGGAACGACTCCGAATGGCTTTGATTGTAGTGGCTTTACTTCATACGTTTTTGAGCAGCTTGGGGTTACACTTCCGCGCACTTCTGAAGATCAATTCCGTGGCGGTCAAGAAGTATCACTGGATCAAGCACAGCCGGGTGACCTTTTGTTCTACGATGCGCTTGGAAAAGGACGCGTGTCCCACGTAGCGATCTATCTGGGTAATGGAGCAATTGTGCACGCGAATGGCGAAGATGTTCGTTATGGCAAAGTCGAATACATGCATAAGCTCTACCCGTTTTACGGTGTGAAGCGTTACGCTAATTTCCAGTAA
- a CDS encoding C40 family peptidase has protein sequence MTKRDWVMRSTVAVMLSTSLLMGGQVGVVAAKTQDSKQSEVANIATSLIGKDYEYKAKGPKQFGSAELATYAYKQVGISIGSTISSLYKTGTKVSEKSVTPGDLVFFASSGSGSPTFMGIYIGSDQFVYSSKGEDEVVVKTYSEYSDKFVGARRVIESNSSENKPSKPEKPASTVADQVIKNGEKYMGTNYKYGSSSSTTKTFDCSSFTQRVFKEAGITLPRDSRQQSTVGKSVSKSNLQKGDLIFMKASVNSTSDRITHVAIYAGDGKILHTYGSPGVTYSKYDGTNWEKRTVKIKRVI, from the coding sequence GTGACGAAACGAGATTGGGTAATGAGGTCAACAGTAGCAGTCATGCTGAGTACGTCCCTGTTAATGGGTGGTCAAGTTGGAGTAGTGGCCGCTAAGACACAAGATTCAAAACAATCAGAGGTTGCAAATATTGCTACTTCTTTGATCGGGAAGGATTACGAGTACAAAGCAAAGGGACCGAAGCAATTCGGATCAGCAGAGCTGGCTACGTATGCGTACAAACAAGTAGGGATTTCCATCGGGAGCACAATCTCTAGCCTGTACAAGACTGGGACGAAAGTATCCGAAAAAAGTGTAACGCCAGGAGATTTGGTGTTCTTCGCCTCTAGCGGAAGCGGCAGCCCAACTTTTATGGGAATATACATAGGCAGTGATCAATTCGTTTATTCTTCGAAAGGGGAAGACGAGGTAGTTGTCAAAACATATTCGGAGTACAGTGACAAATTTGTAGGGGCTCGTCGTGTTATTGAGAGCAATTCCTCAGAGAATAAGCCAAGCAAGCCAGAAAAGCCGGCAAGCACTGTTGCCGATCAAGTCATTAAAAATGGCGAAAAGTACATGGGCACCAATTACAAATACGGCTCTAGCAGCAGTACGACCAAAACATTCGATTGCTCTTCCTTTACACAGCGCGTGTTTAAAGAAGCGGGCATTACACTGCCGCGCGACTCCCGCCAGCAATCTACTGTAGGGAAATCTGTTTCCAAGAGCAATCTGCAAAAAGGTGATCTGATCTTCATGAAGGCATCGGTAAACAGTACTTCTGATCGGATTACACACGTGGCGATCTATGCAGGCGATGGGAAAATCCTGCACACGTACGGCAGTCCTGGTGTGACTTATTCCAAGTACGATGGAACGAACTGGGAAAAGCGCACAGTGAAAATCAAGCGCGTCATTTAA
- a CDS encoding NAD(P)/FAD-dependent oxidoreductase yields MGEQLELFDVTIIGGGPAGMYAAFYSGMRDMKTKLIEAKEELGGRMLIYPEKMIWDVGGVPPQLCEKLIANLVQQAKTFDPTIVLGEAIIGLEPQEDGTYILVAKSGRRHWTRTIILALGRGILKMAKLEIEGAERYEVTNLHYTVQELEPFRGKHVLISGGGDSAVDWANELVQIAASVTVVHRRDVFGGHERNVKRMKESSAIVRTPYAVTQLQSSDKETIDKVTIRHLETDETEQINVDAIIVNHGLKADFTGIKEWGLDMDEWNVFVSPRLATNLPGIFAAGDFASFDSKITLIAGAFTDAAVAVNSAKLHIDPVADRMAYVSSHNQRFKEKNKALGVIDEDDE; encoded by the coding sequence GTGGGAGAACAGTTGGAACTGTTTGATGTAACCATTATCGGCGGTGGCCCTGCGGGGATGTACGCTGCCTTTTATAGCGGAATGCGCGATATGAAGACGAAACTCATTGAAGCGAAAGAAGAGCTCGGTGGACGAATGTTGATCTATCCAGAAAAAATGATCTGGGATGTAGGCGGTGTACCACCACAGTTATGTGAAAAGCTGATTGCCAATCTGGTGCAACAAGCGAAGACATTTGATCCAACCATCGTCCTAGGTGAGGCAATCATTGGACTAGAGCCACAAGAAGATGGCACGTACATACTCGTTGCAAAATCAGGGAGACGGCATTGGACCCGCACGATCATTTTGGCTTTAGGCCGAGGTATTTTGAAAATGGCAAAGCTGGAGATCGAAGGAGCAGAGCGCTACGAGGTGACAAATCTTCATTATACAGTACAGGAACTGGAGCCATTCCGTGGCAAGCACGTCCTTATCTCAGGTGGTGGGGACTCCGCTGTCGATTGGGCAAATGAACTGGTGCAGATTGCAGCGTCCGTAACGGTCGTGCATCGCCGTGATGTATTTGGTGGACATGAACGGAATGTGAAGCGCATGAAGGAGTCATCTGCGATCGTACGCACCCCATATGCGGTCACGCAATTGCAAAGCTCGGACAAAGAAACGATCGATAAAGTGACGATACGTCATCTAGAGACAGACGAGACGGAGCAAATCAATGTCGATGCGATCATCGTCAATCACGGATTGAAGGCCGATTTCACCGGGATTAAAGAGTGGGGCTTGGACATGGATGAATGGAACGTATTTGTTAGCCCTCGTCTGGCAACGAATCTACCAGGGATTTTTGCGGCGGGTGATTTTGCGAGCTTTGACAGCAAGATTACGCTGATCGCGGGAGCATTCACCGATGCGGCTGTGGCCGTAAACAGTGCCAAATTGCACATTGACCCGGTAGCAGATCGGATGGCGTACGTTTCTTCTCATAACCAGCGTTTTAAAGAAAAGAACAAAGCCCTCGGGGTTATCGACGAGGACGACGAGTAG
- a CDS encoding VanW family protein, with the protein MKKVRHWLITMATVALVFSLSMNFAPEHAMALQLDQVSPSIELQDKLQEKYVEKMGLKEDEVLGFYYSSMKNSTDERKHNIKQALSKIHNEKIKPQQVFSFNDIVGNSNLPEGGWQKAGVIQNGQLADDYGGGICQVSSTLYNTAAEAGMIMVERHNHSKSVRYVPAGQDATVAYGYMDFKFVNLYDFPVKIKAKSYDDEHVVIAIIRA; encoded by the coding sequence ATGAAGAAAGTTCGGCATTGGCTGATCACTATGGCTACAGTGGCCCTTGTGTTCTCGCTCAGTATGAACTTCGCGCCTGAGCATGCAATGGCATTACAATTAGACCAGGTATCTCCTTCTATCGAGTTGCAGGATAAGTTACAGGAAAAGTATGTGGAGAAGATGGGCCTCAAGGAAGACGAGGTTCTCGGCTTTTATTACTCATCGATGAAAAACAGCACAGATGAGCGTAAACATAACATCAAGCAAGCATTGAGCAAGATTCATAATGAAAAAATCAAGCCGCAACAGGTGTTTTCTTTTAACGATATAGTGGGAAATTCGAATTTGCCCGAGGGTGGTTGGCAAAAGGCTGGCGTCATTCAGAACGGGCAGCTCGCTGATGACTATGGAGGCGGGATATGTCAGGTTTCCAGCACGCTTTACAATACAGCTGCTGAAGCGGGAATGATCATGGTGGAACGGCATAACCACAGCAAATCGGTGAGATACGTGCCAGCGGGTCAAGATGCCACAGTCGCGTATGGCTATATGGATTTCAAATTTGTCAACTTGTACGACTTCCCTGTGAAGATCAAAGCAAAATCATACGATGACGAACATGTTGTGATTGCGATCATACGTGCGTAG
- a CDS encoding fumarylacetoacetate hydrolase family protein, whose protein sequence is MEHVKNIYCIGRNYRLHAAELGNDVPTKPMIFDKPTHALAMANGEAIELPSSRGELHYEAELVIHIARPYEAGVTLDEMIDKIALGIDFTLRDVQSELKKAGHPWLLAKGFKNSAILTSFHPFLGIDALHQTDFSLLKNGEQVQRGNLRDVIFDLEMIIAYISEHLGLDQGDIIYTGTPAGVGPVTDGDVLTLKWGEETWGQFTAKMK, encoded by the coding sequence ATGGAGCACGTCAAAAATATTTACTGTATCGGTCGCAACTATCGATTGCATGCTGCGGAGTTGGGGAACGATGTGCCAACCAAGCCAATGATCTTTGATAAGCCAACACATGCGCTTGCAATGGCAAATGGTGAGGCCATTGAGCTTCCTTCATCTCGTGGAGAGCTCCATTATGAGGCGGAGCTTGTGATTCACATCGCGAGGCCGTATGAGGCTGGAGTTACTCTTGATGAAATGATTGACAAAATAGCGCTTGGGATCGACTTTACTTTGCGGGATGTTCAGAGCGAGCTCAAGAAAGCAGGGCATCCATGGTTGTTGGCAAAAGGGTTTAAAAATTCAGCGATTTTGACTTCTTTTCATCCTTTCCTTGGCATTGATGCGCTTCACCAAACAGATTTCTCCTTGCTGAAAAATGGAGAGCAAGTGCAACGCGGCAATCTGCGTGATGTGATTTTTGATTTGGAAATGATTATTGCCTATATTTCCGAACATCTAGGACTGGATCAAGGGGATATCATTTACACGGGTACGCCAGCGGGGGTAGGACCTGTTACGGATGGAGATGTCCTCACTCTCAAGTGGGGAGAAGAGACGTGGGGGCAGTTTACGGCGAAAATGAAATAG
- a CDS encoding M3 family oligoendopeptidase, which yields MNMRWNLDVLYSSFDAPEWKRDWEKFVRETEEIKSWAAQNLQSSEDAVAKMEKYITMMTSVLQTQFRLYAYGELTASVDAKNEAALLAIEKVQNQAVELVEPGVQFQKWLGSLSNLDELITQSELLETHRFMLTEMSDKSKYMLGEKEEIILAKMKNTGSNAWTKLHEMLTSTLLVDITVDGEHKQLPLPVVRNMANEKDPQLRKTAYEAELAAYKKIVDAAAASLNGIKGEVITVAKLRGYESPLDKTLQDSRMDRETLEAMLQAMRESLPSFHQYFRTKAKLLGHESAQLPFYDLFAPVGEADMRFSYEESRDFIVKHFGSFSEKLANYAARAYDNQWIDAEIREGKRGGAFCYNLHIVGESRIMSNYTGSYSDVSTMAHELGHGYHGECLVNEAFLNSDYPMPIAETASILCETIIANAALEQATSEEAFAILENDISGASQVIVDIYSRYLFETAVFERRTEGALSVSTLNELMLQAQKDAYGDGLDPEALHPYMWVCKPHYYSADYNFYNFPYAFGLLFAKGLYAEYLKRGEAFVEQYDKLLSVTGKMSIADVAAIMDVDVRSVDFWRNSLSLVAKDIEKFVELASARLN from the coding sequence ATGAATATGCGCTGGAATTTAGACGTCTTGTATTCCTCATTTGATGCACCAGAATGGAAACGAGATTGGGAGAAGTTCGTACGGGAAACAGAAGAGATCAAAAGCTGGGCAGCGCAAAACTTGCAATCTTCAGAAGATGCAGTAGCGAAGATGGAGAAATACATCACGATGATGACCTCCGTCCTGCAAACGCAATTCCGCTTGTATGCCTACGGAGAGCTGACTGCCAGTGTCGATGCCAAGAATGAGGCAGCACTGCTCGCGATTGAAAAAGTGCAGAATCAGGCTGTTGAATTGGTTGAACCAGGCGTACAATTCCAAAAATGGTTAGGATCGTTGAGCAACCTGGACGAGTTGATTACCCAGTCGGAACTGTTAGAAACACATCGTTTTATGTTGACAGAAATGTCAGACAAGAGCAAATACATGCTGGGAGAAAAAGAAGAAATCATCTTGGCAAAAATGAAAAATACAGGGTCAAATGCATGGACAAAGCTCCATGAAATGCTGACCTCCACATTGCTCGTAGACATTACAGTCGATGGAGAGCACAAGCAGCTTCCATTGCCAGTGGTGCGAAACATGGCGAACGAAAAAGATCCGCAGCTTCGCAAAACGGCATACGAGGCAGAACTTGCCGCTTACAAAAAAATCGTTGATGCTGCTGCTGCCAGCTTGAACGGAATTAAGGGCGAGGTTATTACCGTAGCGAAACTGAGAGGCTATGAATCACCACTGGATAAGACGTTGCAAGACTCCCGCATGGATCGCGAGACGCTCGAAGCAATGCTTCAGGCAATGCGTGAGAGCCTGCCATCTTTCCATCAATACTTCCGTACAAAGGCGAAGCTGCTCGGTCATGAGAGCGCTCAGTTGCCGTTTTATGATTTGTTTGCGCCAGTGGGCGAGGCAGACATGCGTTTCTCTTATGAGGAATCCCGCGATTTCATCGTGAAGCATTTTGGTAGCTTTAGCGAAAAGCTCGCCAACTATGCAGCACGAGCGTATGACAATCAGTGGATAGATGCAGAGATTCGTGAAGGCAAGCGTGGAGGGGCATTCTGCTACAACCTGCACATCGTAGGGGAGAGCAGAATTATGTCCAACTACACAGGCAGCTACAGCGATGTGAGTACAATGGCACATGAATTGGGACATGGCTATCACGGAGAATGTCTTGTAAACGAAGCCTTCTTGAATAGCGACTACCCAATGCCAATCGCTGAAACCGCGTCCATTTTGTGCGAAACCATCATTGCAAATGCAGCGCTTGAACAAGCGACTTCCGAGGAAGCATTTGCGATTTTGGAAAATGATATCAGCGGAGCAAGTCAGGTGATCGTCGATATTTATAGCCGTTACTTGTTCGAGACTGCTGTCTTTGAGCGCAGAACAGAAGGTGCCTTGTCTGTTTCCACGCTGAACGAACTGATGCTGCAAGCGCAAAAGGATGCGTACGGAGATGGTTTGGATCCGGAAGCTCTGCACCCGTACATGTGGGTATGCAAACCGCACTATTATAGCGCCGATTACAATTTCTACAACTTCCCGTATGCTTTTGGACTCCTGTTCGCGAAAGGCTTGTACGCAGAGTATCTCAAGCGCGGGGAAGCTTTTGTTGAGCAGTACGACAAGCTCTTGTCCGTAACGGGCAAAATGAGCATTGCGGATGTAGCAGCCATCATGGATGTTGATGTACGCTCCGTTGATTTCTGGCGGAATTCCCTCTCTTTGGTTGCAAAAGATATCGAAAAATTCGTTGAGCTCGCGTCTGCTCGCCTGAACTAA